The uncultured Roseibium sp. genome contains a region encoding:
- a CDS encoding AMP nucleosidase: protein MELAPAHVFEAFTDAGKAVERLIEIFEANTEFLRTAFYRHLEGEPLQGRVRAFYPQVQISTESHARLDSRLSYGFVSRPGVHATTVTRPDLFRSYLEAQIALLLRNHDRPVMIGDSDIPIPLHFAFYDGTHVEGGAAAANLTLPLADVFDLPDLSLMDDAIANGTYEPVDGVLPLASFTAPRVDYSLHRLQHYTATAAEHFQNYVLFTNYQFYIDEFCRMSHQLLADPDSGYEAFVEPGNLITRAGESAPSSGEALSKLPQMPAYHLKRKGSAGITMVNIGVGPSNAKTITDHIAVLRPHAWLMLGHCAGLRNSQTLGDYVLAHGYVREDNVLNQDLPVWVPIPPLAEVQVALEDAVAEITGYDGYELKRVMRTGTVASIDNRNWELWNQSELVRRFSQSRAIALDMESATIAANGFRFRVPYGTLLCVSDKPLHGELKLPGMATDFYKRQVAQHLEIGIRALEKLRGMPSDRLHSRKLRSFTETAFQ, encoded by the coding sequence GTGGAGCTTGCGCCTGCCCATGTCTTTGAAGCCTTCACCGATGCGGGCAAGGCGGTCGAGCGCCTGATCGAGATCTTCGAGGCCAACACCGAGTTCCTGCGTACCGCTTTTTACAGGCATCTGGAAGGTGAACCGCTGCAGGGCCGCGTGCGGGCCTTTTATCCGCAGGTGCAGATCAGCACCGAAAGCCACGCCCGGCTCGACAGCCGTCTCTCCTACGGTTTCGTCTCGCGGCCTGGCGTTCACGCGACGACCGTGACCCGCCCGGACCTGTTCCGCTCTTATCTGGAGGCTCAGATCGCGCTGTTGCTGCGCAACCATGACCGGCCGGTGATGATTGGCGATTCGGACATTCCGATCCCGCTGCATTTCGCTTTCTACGATGGCACCCATGTGGAGGGCGGCGCGGCGGCCGCAAACCTCACGCTGCCGCTGGCGGACGTCTTCGACCTGCCCGACCTGTCGCTGATGGACGACGCGATCGCCAACGGCACCTACGAGCCGGTGGACGGTGTCCTGCCGCTGGCCTCTTTCACCGCCCCACGAGTAGACTATTCCCTGCACCGATTGCAGCACTACACGGCAACGGCGGCCGAGCACTTCCAGAACTACGTGCTCTTCACCAACTACCAGTTCTACATCGACGAATTCTGCCGCATGTCGCACCAGCTCCTGGCCGATCCGGACAGCGGCTACGAGGCCTTCGTCGAGCCGGGCAACCTGATCACGCGCGCCGGAGAGAGTGCGCCGTCGTCCGGTGAGGCGCTTTCGAAACTGCCGCAAATGCCCGCCTACCACCTGAAGCGCAAGGGAAGTGCCGGCATCACCATGGTCAACATCGGCGTGGGTCCATCCAACGCCAAGACCATCACCGACCATATCGCGGTGCTCAGGCCCCACGCCTGGCTGATGCTCGGCCACTGCGCCGGTCTCAGGAACAGCCAAACGCTTGGCGACTACGTGCTCGCCCACGGCTATGTGCGCGAGGACAACGTGCTCAACCAGGATCTGCCGGTCTGGGTGCCGATCCCGCCGCTGGCGGAGGTTCAGGTGGCGCTGGAGGACGCGGTGGCGGAGATCACCGGCTATGACGGCTACGAGCTGAAACGGGTGATGCGCACCGGCACCGTCGCCTCTATCGACAACCGCAACTGGGAACTGTGGAACCAGAGCGAGCTGGTCAGGCGCTTCTCCCAGTCGCGCGCGATCGCGCTGGACATGGAATCGGCCACCATCGCCGCCAACGGCTTCCGCTTCCGCGTGCCCTATGGAACGCTTCTGTGCGTCTCCGACAAGCCGCTCCACGGCGAACTGAAACTGCCCGGCATGGCGACGGACTTTTACAAACGCCAGGTCGCCCAGCACCTGGAAATCGGCATCCGCGCCCTGGAAAAACTCCGCGGCATGCCGAGCGACCGGCTGCATTCCCGCAAACTCAGAAGCTTCACCGAGACCGCGTTTCAGTAG
- the tyrS gene encoding tyrosine--tRNA ligase: MTTHMIEAGKPATKLKSEAAQVLFERGLINQCTDLEALDEALCKGPLTAYAGFDATAASLHVGHLMPLMTLRWLQKLGHRPIIVLGGGTSQVGDPSFRNDARPLLDREQIDANIAGIRRSVERLVDMRGPDGALLVDNAEWLTEFRFLEFLRDYGSQFTVNRMLTFDSVKSRIDAQQPLTVLEFCYMMLQAVDFLELARRHDCTLQIGGSDQWGNIVNGIELGRRCDARRLFGLTVPLLTTAAGTKMGKTANGAVWLHPEHLSSFGFWQFWRNTADADVPRFLRLFTELPISEVIRLSELQGAELNEAKKILATQVTAIVHGADAARAALEQGDALFSGHGEIAEPTHRMELQRLAEGLGLLELIVTVGFAGSNGEARRLVEAGGVRLNGQIVDDPRRRVASGDLGSGERLSLAVGKRRKALVEFG, from the coding sequence ATGACCACCCATATGATTGAAGCCGGAAAGCCGGCAACCAAGCTAAAGTCGGAAGCAGCCCAGGTGCTCTTCGAACGCGGCCTGATCAACCAGTGCACCGACCTGGAAGCGCTGGACGAGGCGCTCTGCAAAGGCCCGCTGACCGCCTACGCCGGCTTCGACGCCACGGCGGCAAGCCTCCATGTCGGCCATCTGATGCCGCTCATGACCCTGCGCTGGCTGCAGAAACTCGGCCACCGGCCGATCATCGTCCTTGGCGGCGGCACCAGCCAGGTTGGCGACCCGAGCTTTCGCAACGATGCCCGTCCGCTTCTGGACCGGGAACAGATCGATGCCAATATCGCCGGCATCCGCCGCTCGGTCGAACGCCTGGTTGACATGCGCGGACCGGATGGCGCGCTGTTGGTCGACAACGCCGAATGGCTCACCGAATTCCGCTTTCTGGAATTTCTGCGCGACTACGGCAGCCAGTTCACCGTCAACCGCATGCTCACCTTCGACAGCGTGAAGTCCCGCATCGACGCCCAGCAGCCGCTGACGGTGCTGGAATTCTGCTACATGATGCTGCAGGCGGTAGACTTTCTGGAACTGGCGCGGCGCCACGACTGCACGCTCCAGATCGGAGGCTCCGACCAGTGGGGCAACATTGTCAACGGCATAGAGCTCGGTCGCCGCTGCGACGCACGCCGTCTGTTCGGCCTGACGGTACCGCTCCTGACGACGGCCGCCGGCACCAAGATGGGCAAGACTGCCAACGGCGCCGTCTGGCTCCATCCGGAGCATCTGTCGTCCTTCGGCTTCTGGCAGTTCTGGCGCAACACGGCCGACGCGGACGTGCCCCGTTTCCTGCGCCTGTTCACCGAGTTGCCGATCAGCGAGGTGATCCGCCTGTCGGAGCTTCAAGGCGCGGAACTCAACGAGGCCAAGAAGATCCTGGCGACACAGGTGACCGCCATCGTCCACGGAGCGGATGCGGCCCGTGCGGCGCTGGAACAGGGCGATGCCCTGTTTTCCGGACACGGAGAGATCGCCGAGCCGACCCACCGGATGGAGCTTCAAAGGCTCGCCGAAGGCCTCGGCCTGCTGGAGCTGATCGTCACCGTCGGCTTCGCCGGTTCCAACGGCGAGGCCCGCCGCCTGGTCGAAGCCGGCGGTGTCCGCCTCAACGGTCAGATCGTCGACGATCCGCGCCGTCGGGTGGCAAGCGGCGATCTGGGAAGTGGAGAGCGGCTGTCCCTGGCTGTCGGCAAGAGGCGCAAGGCATTGGTGGAATTCGGGTGA
- a CDS encoding DUF4166 domain-containing protein: MQRTLYQSILGDAFAQLPEEIRYMHTYAREATGTANVRRGTSWAARLIGSLAALPDTATDVPVRTSFAPLENGERWTRRFAEDPFQTDMIAGTEEPYPCMRERLGPFLFKMRVSVRPDGLDLDPESIHLGPLRLPGFLAPKAYGRERVVDGKYSFSVKVIFPLIGTVLEYEGRLTPSITVSDAPPPQRD; the protein is encoded by the coding sequence ATGCAGCGGACATTATATCAATCGATCCTGGGCGATGCCTTCGCGCAACTGCCCGAAGAAATCCGCTACATGCACACCTATGCGCGGGAAGCCACGGGGACGGCGAACGTCAGACGCGGAACCTCCTGGGCGGCCCGACTTATCGGCAGCCTCGCAGCCCTCCCCGACACGGCGACCGATGTTCCCGTGCGCACCAGTTTTGCTCCGCTGGAGAACGGTGAACGCTGGACACGAAGGTTTGCCGAAGATCCGTTTCAGACCGACATGATCGCCGGCACGGAGGAACCATATCCCTGCATGCGGGAGCGTCTGGGCCCGTTCCTGTTCAAGATGCGCGTTTCTGTCCGCCCTGACGGATTGGACCTGGATCCGGAAAGCATCCACCTGGGGCCTCTACGCCTGCCCGGTTTCCTCGCACCGAAAGCTTACGGACGCGAGCGGGTGGTCGACGGAAAGTACAGTTTTTCCGTCAAAGTGATCTTCCCCCTGATCGGCACGGTTCTGGAGTACGAGGGACGGCTGACGCCGAGCATAACCGTGTCAGACGCCCCTCCTCCTCAGAGAGATTAA
- a CDS encoding MarR family winged helix-turn-helix transcriptional regulator codes for MVSNASSPKALFGFQFVTLSRRWRKLIHAEFAATGLTDATWTPLVYLDAGGDGITQKALAELVGLDTSTLVRLLDILSERKFIERRVDPNDRRARLIMLTPAGKAEVARIKTQLIKVEAELLSGLDETEVATMLRAFAKISDKVEAALGEASLAKEPA; via the coding sequence ATGGTCTCAAATGCATCCTCTCCCAAGGCCCTGTTCGGCTTTCAATTCGTTACGCTTTCGCGCCGCTGGCGCAAGCTGATCCATGCGGAATTCGCCGCCACCGGCCTGACAGACGCCACGTGGACTCCGCTCGTCTATCTCGATGCGGGCGGCGACGGCATCACGCAGAAAGCGCTGGCCGAACTCGTGGGGCTCGACACCTCGACGCTGGTGCGCCTGCTCGACATTCTGTCTGAGCGTAAATTCATCGAGCGGCGCGTCGATCCGAATGACCGGCGCGCGCGCCTGATCATGCTGACCCCGGCCGGCAAGGCCGAAGTGGCCCGGATCAAGACCCAGCTCATCAAGGTGGAAGCGGAGCTGCTTTCCGGCCTGGACGAAACCGAAGTGGCGACGATGCTGCGGGCCTTTGCGAAAATCTCCGACAAGGTCGAGGCGGCCCTGGGTGAAGCTTCTTTGGCGAAGGAGCCAGCATGA
- a CDS encoding C4-dicarboxylate TRAP transporter substrate-binding protein: MKRLLIGAVAAACLAASAQAENLRVSPGVPSAHPAYSHGYAHLLDYLPEESNGALTATLIGPEVVNLGQMKEALQTGVTQVGLLLPLYFPADFAYISIPSEVALVGTSPDAMGAAMTEFVVTCKPCQKEMKDFGVVFLGSGSTDIYHLLTTKPVKTLEDLKGLRLRSGGSPWSRFAEAFGAVPVSMPVGETFEAMSQGAIDGTATSYGDLLSFRLVEVTKDINNINLGTYHATSYFTVNGQTWADLKPDDRAALARAANRANADTTQRWAHELTAAATAAAEKAGITFTEPSAEMAEAVKAYAAKDAETVARLYEERDGIQEADALVKRFLALVDKWNGIVAETGSDPDAIAAKVQEEVWSKVDYSTYGL; the protein is encoded by the coding sequence ATGAAACGGCTACTGATCGGCGCCGTTGCCGCGGCTTGTCTTGCGGCTTCGGCCCAGGCGGAAAATCTTCGGGTATCGCCCGGCGTTCCGTCCGCACACCCCGCCTACAGCCACGGCTATGCACATCTGCTTGACTATCTGCCGGAAGAATCAAACGGCGCGCTGACCGCGACCCTGATCGGACCGGAAGTCGTCAACCTCGGCCAGATGAAGGAAGCGCTTCAGACCGGTGTGACGCAGGTCGGGTTGCTGCTGCCGCTCTATTTCCCGGCGGACTTCGCCTATATCAGCATTCCCTCCGAAGTCGCGCTGGTGGGAACCTCTCCGGATGCGATGGGCGCGGCGATGACCGAGTTCGTCGTGACCTGCAAGCCCTGCCAGAAGGAAATGAAAGACTTCGGCGTGGTGTTTCTGGGCTCGGGATCGACGGACATCTATCACCTGCTGACAACCAAGCCGGTCAAAACCCTGGAGGACCTGAAGGGGCTTCGTCTACGCTCCGGCGGATCCCCCTGGTCCCGGTTCGCCGAGGCCTTCGGCGCGGTGCCGGTAAGCATGCCGGTCGGCGAAACCTTCGAGGCCATGTCTCAAGGCGCCATCGACGGCACCGCCACATCCTACGGCGACCTGTTGTCCTTCCGACTGGTCGAGGTCACCAAGGACATCAACAACATCAACCTGGGCACCTATCACGCCACCTCTTATTTCACGGTGAACGGACAGACCTGGGCTGACCTGAAACCGGACGACCGGGCGGCCCTGGCACGGGCGGCGAACCGGGCGAATGCGGACACTACGCAACGCTGGGCGCACGAACTGACAGCGGCCGCGACGGCTGCCGCCGAAAAGGCCGGGATCACCTTCACCGAGCCCTCGGCCGAGATGGCCGAGGCGGTCAAGGCCTATGCGGCCAAGGATGCCGAAACCGTCGCCAGGCTTTACGAGGAGCGTGACGGCATCCAGGAAGCCGACGCCTTGGTGAAGCGTTTCCTGGCACTCGTCGACAAGTGGAACGGGATTGTCGCCGAAACCGGCTCCGACCCGGACGCCATCGCGGCCAAGGTGCAGGAAGAGGTCTGGTCGAAGGTGGACTATTCGACCTACGGGCTTTGA
- a CDS encoding MarR family transcriptional regulator produces MQENLKSDVACEERSYGGLENMSGFLISLAQAHVYNHFGEELTPKGMRPAQISALILIRENPGIRHGELAELLKLKLAYTTKLIKSFEADGWVRREQSEEDRRAIQLYLTPEGVAFVDAMKPVLSESDAARPSGLTARETQQLMRLLRKYLGMEIAGSSAE; encoded by the coding sequence ATGCAAGAGAATCTCAAATCCGACGTGGCCTGCGAAGAAAGATCCTATGGCGGACTGGAGAACATGTCCGGTTTCCTGATTTCGCTGGCCCAGGCCCATGTCTATAACCATTTCGGCGAGGAACTGACGCCCAAGGGAATGCGTCCGGCGCAGATTTCCGCGCTGATCCTGATCCGCGAAAATCCCGGTATCCGCCACGGCGAGCTGGCGGAGCTTCTGAAGCTCAAGCTGGCCTACACCACCAAGCTGATCAAGTCGTTCGAGGCCGACGGCTGGGTCCGCAGGGAGCAGTCGGAGGAGGACCGGCGCGCGATCCAGCTCTACCTGACCCCCGAAGGGGTGGCCTTCGTCGATGCGATGAAGCCTGTGCTGAGCGAAAGCGACGCGGCGCGTCCGAGCGGTCTGACCGCCCGCGAAACCCAGCAACTCATGCGCCTGCTCAGGAAATATCTCGGAATGGAGATTGCCGGATCTTCCGCCGAGTGA
- a CDS encoding GntR family transcriptional regulator: protein MAKNVRTSGKRLGEQHNSLHNLVYQEIREAIVSGRLKPGERLVEERFAEEYGVSRNPVREAIRALGSEGLVDATSRKGTYVAELAPEKVREIIEIRALLESHNARLAARHKNPATLKSIETILQKGRNAINAGRLKALRELNDQFHDALAEAGNNSLLSEMLGSLRARSALLFSPDNPARKVMNWEEHAGILQAIVDGDEELAAKRAMAHVVGAGEAHLAMVRDENAPERSDDQLTQQ, encoded by the coding sequence GTGGCAAAGAATGTCAGGACCTCGGGCAAGAGGTTGGGGGAGCAGCATAATTCGCTTCATAACCTTGTTTACCAGGAGATCCGCGAAGCGATCGTGAGCGGACGGCTGAAACCGGGCGAACGCCTTGTGGAGGAACGCTTCGCCGAAGAATACGGCGTTTCCCGCAACCCCGTGCGGGAGGCCATCCGGGCGCTCGGGTCCGAAGGGCTCGTGGATGCGACTAGCCGCAAGGGCACCTATGTCGCGGAGCTTGCACCGGAAAAGGTCCGGGAAATTATCGAGATTCGCGCCCTTCTGGAATCCCACAATGCCCGGCTGGCCGCGCGCCACAAGAACCCGGCTACCCTGAAAAGCATCGAAACGATCTTGCAGAAAGGCAGGAACGCGATCAATGCCGGCCGGTTGAAGGCGCTTCGCGAGCTGAACGACCAGTTTCACGACGCTCTGGCGGAGGCCGGCAACAACAGCCTTCTTTCCGAGATGCTCGGATCCCTCAGGGCCCGCAGCGCGTTGCTTTTCTCGCCGGATAATCCGGCCCGCAAGGTCATGAACTGGGAAGAGCATGCCGGAATCCTGCAGGCTATTGTGGACGGCGACGAGGAACTGGCGGCCAAACGCGCCATGGCGCATGTCGTCGGCGCCGGCGAGGCGCATCTGGCGATGGTGCGAGACGAGAATGCGCCCGAACGGTCAGACGACCAACTGACGCAGCAGTAG
- a CDS encoding cold-shock protein, which produces MMKNGTVKFFDSQRGFGFITPDDGAKDVFVHISALQSAGIETVVEGQQLAFNVEQDARGRFNAVGVQAA; this is translated from the coding sequence ATCATGAAAAACGGAACAGTAAAATTCTTCGACAGCCAGCGCGGCTTTGGTTTCATCACGCCTGACGACGGTGCCAAGGACGTGTTCGTCCATATCAGCGCCCTGCAGAGCGCCGGCATCGAGACGGTGGTCGAAGGCCAGCAGCTGGCTTTCAACGTCGAGCAGGATGCCCGCGGCCGCTTCAACGCGGTCGGCGTTCAGGCTGCCTGA
- a CDS encoding site-specific DNA-methyltransferase, which translates to MRVLRTGVSTVAPHPSHQPAGEAAWLDTILKGDCVAALEKLPAKSVDLVFADPPYNLQLGGDLHRPDQSKVDACDDHWDQFESFEAYDAFTRAWLLAVRRVMTDNGSIYVIGSYHNIFRVGAILQDLGFWIMNDIVWLKSNPMPNFRGKRFTNAHETIIWATKSKDSKPTFNYDALKVFNDDLQMRSDWHLPLCTGAERLKDEAGQKVHPTQKPESLLYRVLTASSQPGDVVLDPFFGTGTTGAVAKKLGRHFVGVEREQDYIDAATARIEAIEAGSGVSLEMQKGKRAEKRIPFGTLLESGLLEPGTELSCAKGKHLAIVRADGSLKSGDHTGSIHKVGALVQGQEACNGWTFWHVKKGRSRSPIDELRKQIRSRLQA; encoded by the coding sequence ATGAGAGTACTGCGTACCGGGGTGTCCACCGTGGCACCCCACCCGTCCCATCAGCCGGCCGGCGAAGCCGCCTGGCTCGACACGATCCTGAAGGGCGACTGCGTTGCCGCCCTTGAGAAACTGCCTGCGAAATCGGTAGATCTGGTCTTTGCCGATCCGCCCTATAATCTTCAGCTCGGCGGCGATCTGCACCGGCCCGACCAGTCCAAGGTCGACGCCTGCGACGATCACTGGGATCAGTTCGAAAGCTTCGAGGCCTATGACGCCTTCACCCGCGCCTGGCTTCTGGCCGTGCGCCGCGTGATGACCGACAATGGCTCGATCTATGTGATCGGTTCCTATCACAACATCTTCCGTGTCGGCGCGATCTTGCAGGATCTCGGCTTCTGGATCATGAACGACATCGTCTGGCTAAAGTCGAACCCGATGCCGAACTTCCGCGGCAAACGCTTCACCAACGCCCATGAGACGATCATCTGGGCGACGAAGTCGAAGGATTCCAAGCCGACCTTCAACTATGACGCGCTGAAGGTGTTCAACGACGATCTTCAAATGCGCTCCGACTGGCACTTGCCGCTGTGCACCGGCGCGGAACGGCTGAAGGACGAGGCTGGCCAGAAGGTGCATCCGACCCAGAAGCCGGAGTCCCTCCTCTACCGCGTTCTGACCGCCTCTTCCCAGCCCGGCGACGTGGTCCTCGACCCGTTCTTCGGCACCGGCACCACCGGGGCGGTCGCCAAGAAGCTTGGCCGGCATTTCGTCGGCGTGGAGCGGGAACAGGATTACATCGACGCCGCAACCGCCCGGATCGAGGCCATCGAGGCCGGTTCCGGCGTGTCCCTGGAAATGCAGAAGGGCAAGCGCGCGGAAAAGCGCATTCCCTTCGGCACCCTGCTCGAATCCGGCCTATTGGAACCGGGCACCGAGCTTTCCTGTGCCAAGGGCAAACACCTGGCCATCGTCCGCGCCGACGGTTCGCTCAAGTCCGGCGATCACACCGGCTCGATCCACAAGGTGGGGGCGCTGGTGCAGGGTCAGGAGGCCTGCAACGGCTGGACTTTCTGGCACGTGAAGAAAGGCCGTTCGCGGTCGCCGATCGACGAACTGCGCAAGCAAATCAGATCCCGTCTGCAGGCATAA
- a CDS encoding DNA-3-methyladenine glycosylase I — protein sequence MRSFSRIEDLASARKGGTEGLAELLSQNQPKSPEELREIGDDRWLSMFTRCIFQAGFNWKVIDAKWDGFEEAFNSFDPAFLAFQPDEFYDRLTADTRIVRNGGKIRSVADNARFICDLAKEHGSAAAFFADYPVTDQTGLMELLKKRGSRLGGNTGQYALRFMGKESFILSKDVVNALIRESVIENEALSKKNLTAIQAAFNEWKAVSGYNLNEISRILAFSVGTVD from the coding sequence ATGCGTTCATTCAGCCGGATCGAAGACCTCGCCAGTGCCCGCAAGGGCGGGACGGAAGGTCTTGCGGAGCTGCTCAGCCAGAATCAGCCGAAATCGCCGGAGGAGCTGCGCGAGATCGGCGACGACCGGTGGCTGTCCATGTTCACCCGCTGCATCTTCCAGGCGGGATTCAACTGGAAGGTGATCGATGCCAAGTGGGACGGGTTCGAGGAGGCCTTTAACAGTTTCGATCCCGCCTTCCTCGCCTTCCAGCCGGACGAGTTCTACGACCGGCTGACGGCGGACACGCGCATCGTGCGCAACGGCGGCAAGATCCGCTCCGTTGCGGACAATGCCCGGTTCATTTGCGATCTCGCAAAAGAACACGGCAGTGCGGCCGCCTTCTTCGCCGATTATCCGGTGACCGACCAGACCGGGCTGATGGAGCTTCTGAAAAAGCGCGGCAGCCGACTCGGCGGCAACACCGGCCAATATGCGCTGCGCTTCATGGGCAAGGAGAGTTTCATCCTGTCGAAGGACGTGGTTAACGCCCTGATCCGCGAAAGTGTGATCGAAAATGAGGCCTTGTCGAAAAAAAATCTGACCGCAATCCAGGCCGCATTTAACGAATGGAAAGCCGTCTCCGGCTACAACCTGAACGAAATCAGCAGAATTCTGGCCTTTTCGGTCGGGACAGTCGATTAA
- a CDS encoding hemerythrin domain-containing protein, with product MNEKAVSPAEGPSDLSMRTGLPDEWLYLLKSHPREGWQAHHNLGPLTEFWLARHNGFREMGGVLDVALTKYREGEVEAKPFAHHFTSNLQHFLTGLHHHHIIEDNHYFPVFAEAETRLLPGFQLLENDHEWLDQRIANIVESANAFFQALGEGDRDAILRAADTFGMASDRLLGGLMRHLDDEEDLVVPLILDRGEEELGIG from the coding sequence ATGAACGAAAAAGCAGTCAGCCCGGCGGAAGGCCCGTCAGATCTGTCCATGCGGACAGGTCTTCCGGACGAGTGGCTTTATCTCCTGAAATCCCACCCGCGCGAAGGCTGGCAGGCGCATCACAACCTCGGGCCGCTGACGGAATTCTGGCTGGCCCGCCACAACGGGTTTCGGGAGATGGGCGGCGTTCTGGACGTGGCGCTGACGAAGTACCGGGAAGGCGAGGTGGAGGCGAAGCCCTTCGCTCACCATTTCACCAGCAACCTGCAGCACTTCCTCACCGGGCTTCACCATCATCATATCATTGAGGACAATCACTATTTTCCGGTGTTCGCGGAAGCCGAAACGCGGCTTCTGCCCGGGTTCCAGCTTCTGGAAAACGACCATGAATGGCTGGACCAGCGGATCGCCAATATCGTTGAAAGCGCAAACGCCTTTTTCCAGGCACTGGGTGAAGGCGACAGGGATGCGATCCTGAGAGCTGCGGATACCTTCGGCATGGCCAGCGACCGCCTGCTCGGCGGCCTCATGCGCCACCTGGACGACGAGGAAGACCTCGTCGTGCCGCTGATCCTGGACCGGGGCGAGGAAGAGCTCGGCATCGGATGA
- a CDS encoding FUSC family protein — MTARLSAYGFDPARLAFAFRTAIAASIAFVLGWLMGLEHPQWAAMTVWAASQPTRGQLWEKSLFRVLGSVVGTAVGIGLVVAMQIHPALLIVGLAAWVGACTYVGNLQRGFAAYGTVLAGYTAAMVALLDAAHPDHVLSLGGDRLATVLTGVAVATLIGSLFAPAMATGRLRQSVLELLSEMLSNAASTAQAPHERGRLLAELAAVEESLDPHGAGSLRSRQTIRSTRTLLIAATPLLLWTHGDRQPAGFRGCLAEAAAAIAGQDLAAARRALKAATTLDGVSPRFIDTLQALESALEAWHDRPEPAKARPARAILHRDWVGAREAGLRAFGALMVFGILWLATGWSVGAFMLLGLSVMISLFSTFENPSRMMRSVFVGQLLGVVGALALRWLVWPYAQAEWQMILLALPFILIGPLLIGHNKTVAVSFDYNMVLMLMSQPHWPLTGTFDASLAAGFAVAAAPLAAMLAYLTIYPANLRRRIDTVREAMLHDLHDLAADPKALDHRLHWQARLYHRILRLIRLSGRSARAQDEAESAALAVLNLGHTAMWCHRISRDETKSAAERRFARSLLARLSQNALKPARARSILSRHGIRRPGPEAGLFRDALAGLEILSGLPDKREPSRP, encoded by the coding sequence ATGACCGCCAGGCTTTCCGCTTACGGGTTCGATCCCGCACGCCTGGCGTTCGCCTTCCGCACTGCCATCGCCGCATCCATCGCCTTTGTCCTTGGCTGGTTGATGGGGTTGGAGCATCCGCAGTGGGCGGCGATGACCGTCTGGGCGGCCTCGCAGCCCACGCGCGGCCAGCTTTGGGAAAAGAGCCTGTTCCGCGTGCTGGGGTCCGTCGTCGGCACGGCGGTCGGCATCGGCCTCGTCGTCGCCATGCAGATCCATCCGGCGCTCCTGATCGTCGGGCTGGCGGCCTGGGTCGGCGCCTGTACCTATGTCGGCAACCTGCAACGCGGCTTTGCCGCCTATGGCACCGTGCTTGCCGGCTACACCGCGGCCATGGTGGCGTTGCTGGATGCCGCCCACCCGGATCATGTTTTGAGCCTCGGGGGCGACCGTTTGGCCACGGTTCTGACCGGCGTTGCCGTTGCCACCCTGATCGGCTCGCTCTTTGCGCCCGCCATGGCGACCGGCCGGTTGCGCCAGAGTGTTCTGGAACTGCTCAGTGAAATGCTCTCCAATGCGGCAAGCACTGCGCAAGCGCCACACGAGCGCGGCCGGTTGCTGGCGGAACTCGCCGCGGTCGAGGAAAGTCTCGATCCCCATGGCGCCGGGTCGCTGCGCAGCCGGCAGACGATCCGTTCGACCCGCACGCTTCTGATCGCCGCGACGCCGCTTTTGCTCTGGACCCATGGGGACCGCCAGCCGGCCGGCTTCCGCGGCTGTCTCGCCGAGGCAGCCGCCGCGATCGCCGGTCAAGACCTGGCAGCGGCACGCCGGGCGCTGAAGGCCGCCACCACCCTGGACGGCGTCTCGCCCCGCTTCATCGACACGCTGCAGGCGCTGGAAAGCGCCCTCGAAGCCTGGCACGACCGGCCGGAACCAGCGAAGGCAAGGCCGGCCCGAGCGATCCTGCACCGGGACTGGGTCGGCGCGCGCGAAGCGGGCCTTAGGGCCTTCGGCGCCCTCATGGTTTTCGGCATCCTCTGGCTCGCCACCGGCTGGAGCGTCGGCGCCTTCATGCTGCTCGGCCTGTCGGTGATGATCTCCCTGTTTTCCACCTTCGAGAACCCGTCGCGGATGATGCGCTCCGTCTTCGTCGGCCAGCTCCTGGGCGTCGTCGGCGCGCTGGCTCTACGCTGGCTCGTCTGGCCTTATGCGCAAGCCGAATGGCAGATGATCCTGCTCGCCCTGCCGTTCATCCTGATCGGCCCGCTTCTCATTGGCCACAACAAGACCGTCGCCGTCAGTTTCGACTACAACATGGTGCTGATGCTGATGTCCCAGCCGCACTGGCCGCTGACGGGCACCTTCGACGCGTCGCTCGCCGCGGGCTTCGCGGTCGCCGCCGCGCCGCTCGCCGCCATGCTCGCCTATCTGACCATCTACCCGGCCAATCTCCGGCGCCGGATCGACACGGTGCGCGAGGCGATGCTCCACGATCTGCACGACCTGGCCGCCGATCCCAAAGCCCTCGACCACCGCCTGCACTGGCAGGCCCGGCTCTATCACCGCATCCTGCGTCTCATCCGCCTGTCCGGCCGCTCGGCACGGGCGCAGGACGAGGCCGAGAGCGCCGCCCTGGCCGTGTTGAACCTGGGCCACACGGCCATGTGGTGTCACCGCATCAGCCGGGACGAGACGAAAAGTGCTGCCGAACGCCGCTTCGCCCGCTCGCTTCTGGCCCGTCTTTCCCAGAACGCGCTGAAGCCCGCCCGCGCGCGCAGCATCCTGTCCCGCCACGGCATCCGCCGCCCCGGTCCGGAGGCCGGGCTCTTCCGCGACGCCCTGGCCGGGCTCGAGATCCTGTCCGGTCTCCCGGACAAACGGGAGCCGAGCCGTCCCTGA